In Cyanobacteria bacterium GSL.Bin1, one DNA window encodes the following:
- a CDS encoding DUF928 domain-containing protein, translating into MQVRNLLLTSALITNSLMLSAQAQYRPPNEGGEEQQTEVQGTRRESCISVKEFPQLLAPKNHIAVTASAPKVLVHFPATFDVPVQIILNDQQGKVWYQKQIQAKSGINFIQLPKREQKLPEGNYYWTLVIQCRSELALNPYARVEFQYRSLNLSPKLKSDPIRLAEQGLWYDAIALAYRKDNDLVFQKLLCDAKIKDDC; encoded by the coding sequence ATGCAAGTACGAAATTTATTGTTAACATCAGCTTTAATAACGAATAGTTTAATGCTTTCGGCTCAAGCTCAGTATCGCCCACCCAATGAAGGTGGGGAGGAGCAACAGACTGAGGTTCAAGGGACGCGGCGAGAGTCCTGTATTTCTGTAAAGGAGTTTCCCCAATTGCTAGCTCCTAAAAACCACATCGCTGTTACTGCATCAGCACCCAAAGTACTCGTTCATTTTCCCGCGACTTTTGATGTCCCAGTGCAAATCATCTTAAATGATCAGCAAGGGAAGGTATGGTATCAAAAACAGATACAGGCAAAATCCGGCATCAATTTTATCCAACTACCTAAACGAGAGCAGAAATTGCCAGAAGGGAACTATTATTGGACATTGGTTATCCAATGTCGCTCTGAGTTAGCCTTAAATCCTTATGCTCGCGTTGAATTTCAATATCGTTCCTTAAATTTATCCCCTAAACTTAAATCTGATCCGATTCGTTTAGCTGAACAAGGACTTTGGTATGATGCCATTGCTCTAGCATACCGCAAAGATAATGATTTAGTATTCCAGAAACTCCTGTGTGATGCGAAAATTAAAGACGATTGCTAA
- a CDS encoding response regulator, whose amino-acid sequence MPRKVLIVEDELDFQQMLKRTLEKNTKQYFYEVEWATTGQEGIDKAKEFFPELILLDMNLPKKNGFQVIEELANEDYIKRIVPITGRFQEKHLQKLTSQPKIQEYIIKGKQNNKHYVEVIFRNELSDNSFHYEELDPKLAEFISEKAQAIQIIFHRQLKDVVKTGNLLSEVKARLEYGQFLRWLRTELDCSHSLARKFIRTAETFNQIDIENLDISPSAAYAIAQSNIPAPVKEELIGRARQGEKILPKLVKQVRDRYEQQGNPKVIEAASDDTLEVTSEVPSEKPATVTNTQHSGEILKVTKSNRWLELGSHRIYCGSPDSKEFQKALPDPIILLLYFPPSFTTELPAFPQKIQQYITIYTEYKDEVSSSDWGEILNPTLTASMERFTQEQETIVFCYLPDPTLLIHSHLINCHTITAEPRKEQCDQLVELWEQRKDTRTLT is encoded by the coding sequence ATGCCGAGAAAAGTACTAATCGTAGAAGATGAGCTTGATTTTCAACAGATGTTGAAGCGCACATTAGAAAAAAATACCAAGCAATACTTTTACGAAGTAGAATGGGCGACGACCGGACAGGAAGGAATTGACAAAGCAAAAGAATTTTTCCCAGAACTAATCTTGTTGGATATGAACCTCCCCAAAAAAAATGGGTTTCAGGTCATTGAAGAATTGGCAAATGAGGATTATATTAAGCGGATTGTTCCCATCACTGGGCGCTTTCAGGAAAAACATCTGCAAAAATTAACCAGCCAACCAAAAATTCAAGAATACATTATTAAGGGCAAACAAAACAATAAACACTATGTTGAAGTGATCTTTAGAAATGAACTCTCTGACAACAGTTTTCACTATGAGGAGTTGGACCCAAAGTTAGCAGAATTCATTAGCGAAAAGGCTCAAGCGATTCAAATTATTTTTCATCGTCAGTTGAAAGATGTTGTTAAAACTGGAAATCTTTTATCTGAGGTTAAAGCAAGGCTTGAATATGGGCAATTTCTGCGTTGGCTCAGAACTGAACTTGATTGTAGCCACTCTCTAGCTCGTAAGTTCATACGTACCGCTGAAACATTTAATCAAATTGATATTGAAAACCTCGATATTTCTCCCAGCGCTGCTTATGCGATCGCGCAATCGAATATTCCCGCTCCTGTCAAAGAAGAGTTAATTGGACGGGCTCGACAAGGCGAAAAAATTTTGCCGAAGTTGGTCAAACAAGTTCGCGATCGGTATGAACAACAAGGTAATCCAAAAGTTATCGAAGCAGCTAGTGATGATACATTGGAAGTAACATCCGAGGTTCCCTCTGAAAAGCCAGCTACAGTAACTAATACTCAGCATTCAGGCGAAATTCTTAAAGTTACTAAGTCGAATCGGTGGCTCGAACTAGGGTCGCATCGTATTTATTGTGGATCTCCTGATAGCAAAGAATTCCAAAAAGCTCTTCCCGATCCCATTATTCTACTTTTATATTTTCCCCCCTCCTTTACAACTGAACTCCCTGCCTTCCCTCAAAAAATTCAGCAATACATTACGATTTACACTGAATACAAGGATGAAGTGAGTAGCTCGGATTGGGGAGAAATTCTTAATCCTACCCTTACTGCCAGTATGGAACGATTTACACAGGAACAGGAAACAATTGTTTTCTGCTATTTACCTGATCCCACTCTTCTTATTCATAGCCATTTAATTAACTGTCATACAATCACTGCTGAACCCAGGAAAGAACAGTGCGACCAGTTAGTTGAGTTGTGGGAACAGAGAAAAGATACTCGCACCTTGACATGA
- a CDS encoding DEAD/DEAH box helicase family protein has product MLRPYQKEVIAEVYHKIRCGKYKLLVFSATGSGKTIILSKIIADARSRNRRSLILVHRDPLIQQTANKLNAFGLDCGFIKAGWAENRGALIQVASVQTLANRHWWREWDTDLIIFDECHITAFSRMAQEILATYPKAIYLGLTATPWRLSKGEEMGDVFTDLVTAPMPCELIDQGFLIKPSYYSAGQAQLEEAGTLQGEFNPKDLAFLCDRVELIEQITREWFRLGFNRRTIVFAVNVTHSQNLCSAFERQGIASRHIDGNTPISLRNEIYQELANHKISVLCSCLTLTEGFDVPSVDAILLCRPTQSKALYFQMVGRGLRLSPSTEKTDCLILDQGGNIERHGFVEDLKREDIELNPSPEKEQGKPPTKVCACGKLLYAFRLECPSCRHSFEIKQKYAIAVGLERFLTESDVERLEFYRKLLKKSFQRKIPPTWAASKFKEKYGHFPPWDWARSAVFDGQPSPKQKEIYREYIIQAAQKKNKGKHWIERYLTLEFNSD; this is encoded by the coding sequence ATGCTTCGCCCCTACCAGAAAGAAGTAATAGCTGAGGTCTATCATAAAATTCGTTGTGGCAAGTACAAACTTTTAGTGTTTTCTGCAACCGGAAGTGGCAAGACAATTATACTCAGCAAAATTATAGCGGACGCGCGATCACGCAATCGTCGTAGTCTCATCCTCGTCCACCGTGACCCTTTAATTCAACAGACTGCCAATAAGCTTAACGCGTTTGGGTTAGATTGTGGATTTATTAAGGCAGGCTGGGCAGAAAATCGCGGTGCTCTTATTCAAGTGGCTTCAGTTCAAACCCTTGCAAATCGGCATTGGTGGCGAGAGTGGGACACAGATTTAATTATCTTTGATGAATGCCATATTACTGCTTTTAGTCGTATGGCTCAAGAAATTCTGGCAACTTATCCCAAAGCGATTTATTTAGGACTAACTGCAACCCCTTGGCGACTGAGTAAAGGAGAAGAAATGGGAGATGTGTTTACTGACTTAGTTACTGCTCCTATGCCTTGTGAATTAATTGATCAGGGATTTCTCATTAAACCTTCCTATTACAGTGCAGGTCAAGCACAATTAGAAGAAGCAGGAACCCTTCAAGGAGAGTTTAATCCAAAAGACTTAGCTTTTTTATGTGATCGCGTTGAACTGATTGAACAAATTACCAGGGAGTGGTTTCGGCTCGGGTTTAACCGACGCACGATTGTTTTTGCGGTTAATGTTACCCATAGCCAAAATCTATGCTCGGCTTTTGAGAGGCAAGGAATCGCCTCTCGTCATATTGACGGGAATACCCCAATCTCTCTTCGCAATGAAATTTACCAAGAACTTGCCAACCACAAAATATCAGTTTTGTGTTCTTGCCTTACCTTAACGGAAGGATTTGATGTCCCCAGTGTTGATGCAATTTTGCTGTGTCGCCCGACTCAATCCAAAGCACTGTATTTCCAAATGGTGGGACGTGGACTGAGACTTAGTCCCAGTACAGAAAAAACTGACTGTCTAATTTTAGATCAGGGGGGAAATATTGAACGTCATGGCTTTGTTGAGGATTTAAAGCGAGAAGATATTGAACTCAATCCTAGCCCAGAAAAAGAACAGGGCAAGCCTCCCACAAAGGTTTGTGCTTGTGGGAAGCTTCTCTATGCGTTTCGTTTAGAATGTCCTAGTTGTAGGCATTCTTTTGAAATTAAACAGAAGTACGCGATCGCAGTGGGGCTGGAACGATTTTTAACTGAGAGTGATGTGGAACGGTTGGAATTCTACCGAAAGCTATTGAAAAAATCCTTCCAAAGAAAAATTCCGCCTACTTGGGCAGCAAGCAAGTTCAAAGAGAAATATGGACATTTTCCTCCTTGGGACTGGGCACGTAGCGCTGTGTTTGACGGACAACCATCGCCAAAACAAAAAGAGATTTATCGGGAATATATTATCCAAGCAGCTCAGAAGAAAAATAAAGGAAAACATTGGATTGAAAGATACCTAACACTGGAATTTAATAGTGATTAA
- a CDS encoding DUF3854 domain-containing protein: MGDLLWLALQEDQEFWQAVSQYPLPVTITEGVKKACSLLSQGKCAIALPGIWNWIDQDAPKVTNGKGREKRIKELTRYLKPLTQVRREFVIAFDEDTKITTRHQVKIAQTVLGKVLSKEGGKPSILSWSPEAGKGIDDAIVANSNQWFSQVWESRLSLSAWLYFEEKLQNVDQRLNKRYLDAKDIQSNAKIVGIKSAKGTNKTGAIAAATVKARNRGTRILALSSLIRLTENLGERLGIDTQYNVRTSETKGALGLAITADSLHSNSQARFQPEDWEGCILVIDEVDQVLKHILTSTGTDIKNYREEVLINLGLLCQVASKIYLADADLSSTSLSYINSLAGGCNQKVIVNECQPAKGRTAYHYEHPEDLIAEAISAIARGETLHIVTDSQKPKSKLGTINLEALIKAIYPDVKVLRGDKETVANPEHPAYNFTEQLDQILPHYQVLITSPIVNTGISIDMENHFDAVYSVQVGAQSENASRQAIERVRANVNRHVYFPKIGVNHQMEGGGTDARSVLGSQKQQTKMHTAFLSKLEALQLDFDCHACHTKAFADYVARHNLGLSAFREIALEGMQRDGYVIAPGNSLSDEEREMWRDTLKASKEENYQTRIREVLDASSPDDQQFQELENQRELTNSQQRQWQKGKLERTYGVTPNQELIEQDDNRIYPKLRLQFWLTQARDRAEERDTTEAKKHAEKTNYKPFQPDFNRNKYKAKVELFANAFNIFEILQMKGEITNERLQPWWETLQAKLTPHNLKTIKALTGLTVSPNETPIRTLGKLLDRIGYKLECLGQRGKQGERYRTYRIQQQNSRTGEIFAYWLSQLEKKENFPPLAA, encoded by the coding sequence ATGGGTGATTTACTTTGGCTTGCGCTTCAAGAAGATCAAGAGTTTTGGCAAGCGGTATCTCAATACCCTCTCCCTGTAACGATCACTGAAGGTGTTAAAAAAGCTTGTTCTCTTTTATCACAGGGAAAATGTGCGATCGCGCTCCCTGGAATCTGGAACTGGATCGATCAAGATGCTCCGAAGGTAACTAATGGTAAAGGAAGGGAGAAACGAATTAAAGAATTGACCCGCTACCTCAAGCCATTAACCCAGGTGCGACGGGAATTCGTGATTGCTTTTGATGAAGATACAAAAATCACGACTCGCCACCAAGTTAAAATTGCCCAAACGGTTCTCGGGAAAGTTTTGAGCAAAGAAGGGGGAAAACCCTCGATTCTCTCTTGGTCACCCGAAGCAGGGAAAGGCATTGATGACGCGATTGTCGCCAATAGTAACCAGTGGTTTAGTCAAGTTTGGGAATCACGACTGTCATTATCCGCATGGCTCTACTTTGAAGAAAAACTGCAAAATGTCGATCAGCGACTGAACAAACGTTACCTCGACGCTAAGGATATTCAGAGTAACGCCAAGATCGTTGGCATTAAATCTGCAAAAGGAACGAATAAAACCGGCGCGATCGCCGCTGCCACTGTCAAAGCACGTAATAGGGGTACAAGAATCTTAGCACTAAGCTCTCTCATTCGCTTAACTGAGAATTTGGGAGAGCGCTTAGGCATTGATACTCAATATAATGTGAGAACGTCTGAAACAAAAGGTGCGTTAGGCTTAGCGATTACTGCTGATTCGCTGCACTCAAATAGCCAAGCTAGATTTCAGCCCGAAGACTGGGAAGGGTGCATTTTAGTCATTGATGAAGTGGACCAAGTGCTAAAACATATCCTCACTAGCACTGGCACCGACATTAAAAACTATCGAGAAGAGGTTTTAATTAATCTCGGGCTTTTATGCCAAGTCGCTTCTAAAATTTACCTAGCTGACGCTGACCTCTCCTCGACTTCCCTCAGCTATATCAATAGTTTAGCAGGCGGATGTAACCAAAAAGTAATTGTTAACGAGTGCCAACCCGCCAAAGGACGCACCGCTTATCATTATGAGCATCCCGAGGATTTAATTGCTGAAGCCATCAGCGCGATCGCGCGCGGTGAAACGCTCCACATTGTCACCGACTCCCAGAAGCCGAAAAGTAAACTGGGAACCATTAACTTAGAAGCGTTAATCAAAGCCATTTACCCTGATGTCAAAGTACTCAGAGGAGACAAGGAAACCGTTGCTAACCCCGAACATCCTGCCTATAACTTTACCGAACAATTAGACCAGATTCTCCCTCACTACCAAGTCTTAATTACTTCTCCAATTGTTAACACAGGTATTAGCATCGATATGGAAAACCATTTTGATGCCGTTTATTCAGTGCAGGTAGGCGCGCAATCAGAGAATGCGAGCCGTCAAGCCATTGAGCGAGTCCGCGCCAACGTTAACCGTCATGTTTACTTCCCAAAAATTGGCGTTAACCATCAGATGGAAGGGGGCGGAACCGACGCCCGTTCCGTGCTGGGAAGCCAGAAGCAACAAACGAAGATGCATACTGCATTCTTATCCAAACTGGAGGCTTTACAATTAGATTTTGATTGCCATGCTTGCCACACCAAAGCCTTTGCCGATTATGTAGCACGACACAATCTAGGCTTGTCTGCTTTTCGAGAGATCGCCCTAGAAGGAATGCAACGAGATGGTTACGTGATCGCGCCTGGAAACAGTCTATCTGATGAGGAACGAGAAATGTGGAGGGATACCCTGAAAGCAAGCAAGGAGGAAAACTATCAAACGCGAATTCGAGAAGTTTTAGATGCCTCTTCCCCTGATGATCAGCAGTTCCAAGAATTAGAAAATCAACGGGAATTGACCAATTCTCAACAGCGACAGTGGCAAAAGGGGAAATTAGAACGAACTTATGGTGTAACACCTAACCAAGAACTAATTGAACAAGACGATAACAGAATCTATCCGAAGCTGAGACTGCAATTTTGGCTCACTCAGGCACGCGATCGCGCTGAGGAACGCGATACCACTGAAGCTAAAAAACACGCTGAGAAAACTAATTACAAGCCGTTCCAACCTGATTTTAACCGCAACAAGTACAAAGCCAAGGTAGAACTATTTGCTAATGCGTTCAACATTTTTGAAATTCTTCAGATGAAAGGCGAAATCACCAATGAGCGATTACAGCCCTGGTGGGAAACTTTACAAGCCAAGCTCACACCGCATAATCTCAAAACCATTAAGGCGTTAACCGGTTTGACCGTATCACCGAATGAAACGCCCATTAGGACTCTTGGGAAACTCTTAGACCGTATCGGCTACAAACTGGAATGTTTAGGGCAACGGGGGAAACAAGGGGAGCGTTACCGCACCTACAGGATACAGCAACAAAATAGCCGGACGGGTGAGATCTTTGCTTACTGGCTTTCCCAGCTAGAGAAAAAGGAAAACTTTCCCCCATTAGCTGCTTGA
- a CDS encoding BamA/TamA family outer membrane protein, with product MAIPSFEEYLCTQEKSNSSFFMKIKKDLKLLLLVLCVPFCFNNIASAQPVIQLIRFQGNTQFSDQTLQQLVKDWQGKPLTIPNLIQLRSQITDYYVEQGYITSAAYVPEQAIEQGVVTIQVVEGGLGEIRVKGVDNSLTQQYARAKINRLIEEPLQERALRQSLQLLQQDPRFEQVNAELVSGEWEGVSDLIVDLKPAPPWQLSLEIDNTQNPDFGGIQGGITLSNQNLIGLGDRLKAGYTASEGVDLWRASYEIPLNGGAKELSLGYRQNEVAVVSGLDEVDVSSVADTFFIEIEQVLITHPRETLSVSLFFDIRDSQTFLNGEPFPFNLGTLTEDGESRVRVLRLQGRYIQRGRDYTFLARSQVSAGLNWFDATKNDFNFDGSFVSWLGSVQYLKQVDENLVFSGELATQLTGDALLPLEQIAIGGVDSVRGFERNSRSGDNGILVSTELQWSVRDKVVLVPFFDLGVVWNNNIDLEGVDRKVLSPSLLSSVGLGLRWQLTDSLQVQGDLGIPLVEGEGLEQLGTVQLRYQTNF from the coding sequence ATGGCGATTCCCTCATTTGAAGAGTACCTTTGTACGCAAGAAAAATCAAACTCTAGTTTTTTCATGAAGATAAAAAAAGACTTAAAGTTACTCCTACTCGTCTTATGTGTACCATTCTGTTTCAACAATATCGCTTCGGCTCAGCCTGTCATTCAGTTAATTCGGTTTCAAGGTAATACACAATTTAGTGATCAAACCTTGCAGCAGCTTGTGAAAGACTGGCAAGGAAAACCACTGACAATTCCTAATTTAATCCAACTCCGCAGTCAGATTACTGATTATTACGTAGAGCAGGGGTATATTACCTCTGCTGCCTATGTCCCAGAACAAGCAATTGAGCAAGGCGTGGTAACGATTCAGGTAGTAGAGGGAGGGCTTGGGGAAATAAGAGTGAAGGGAGTGGATAATTCCCTAACGCAACAGTATGCTCGGGCTAAAATCAATCGTTTAATCGAGGAGCCTCTTCAAGAAAGGGCTCTGCGACAGTCCTTGCAGTTATTACAGCAAGATCCACGATTTGAACAAGTTAATGCAGAGCTAGTTTCGGGAGAATGGGAAGGAGTGAGTGACTTAATTGTTGATTTAAAACCAGCTCCCCCTTGGCAGTTAAGTTTAGAAATTGATAATACCCAGAATCCTGATTTTGGGGGAATTCAAGGGGGGATTACCTTGAGTAACCAGAATTTAATTGGATTGGGGGATCGCCTAAAAGCAGGTTATACGGCAAGTGAAGGGGTGGATTTGTGGCGAGCTAGTTATGAGATTCCCTTGAATGGGGGAGCGAAAGAACTTTCCTTAGGGTATCGCCAAAATGAGGTTGCTGTGGTCAGTGGCTTGGACGAAGTTGATGTTTCTTCGGTGGCAGATACGTTTTTTATCGAAATTGAGCAGGTTCTCATTACTCACCCGAGGGAGACCCTTTCGGTCAGTTTATTTTTTGATATTCGGGATTCCCAAACATTCCTTAATGGGGAGCCCTTTCCCTTCAATTTAGGAACCTTAACCGAGGACGGAGAAAGTCGCGTGCGCGTGCTGCGGTTGCAGGGACGGTACATACAGCGAGGGCGAGATTATACCTTTTTAGCGCGATCGCAGGTCTCAGCAGGATTAAATTGGTTTGATGCTACTAAAAACGACTTTAATTTTGATGGCTCGTTTGTCAGTTGGTTAGGGTCAGTGCAGTATCTAAAGCAGGTTGATGAAAATTTGGTATTTTCAGGAGAATTAGCGACACAACTCACTGGCGATGCTTTACTACCTTTAGAACAAATTGCCATTGGTGGGGTCGATTCTGTACGAGGATTTGAGCGTAATTCTCGGAGTGGGGATAATGGTATTTTGGTCTCAACAGAATTGCAGTGGTCAGTGAGGGATAAAGTGGTTCTTGTTCCTTTCTTTGATTTAGGTGTGGTTTGGAATAATAATATTGATTTAGAAGGAGTTGATCGCAAAGTCCTTTCTCCCTCACTTTTGTCTAGCGTCGGTTTGGGATTGCGTTGGCAGTTGACTGACAGCCTGCAAGTACAAGGTGACTTAGGGATTCCTTTAGTGGAAGGGGAGGGGCTAGAGCAATTGGGGACGGTGCAATTGCGGTATCAAACAAATTTTTAA
- a CDS encoding CHASE2 domain-containing protein: MRKLKTIAKQSWIGTAILTALLILLIRGWGVLQVLELSHYDLMFLMRSSIQSVARSPQIVIVGYTESDIRELQEPTLSDQTLFAILSKILNQDPALVGLDFFRESPIAYQPLKQLFQTESRLYLPARFLGSQQEQITAPDKVPLGRVGDVSVPLDRNGILRRNFLSVCSQQQLSGDCATYHPSLALQLAEAYLAPKGIRPKATEKGQLQLGEAVFQQVLPNSGGYIDVASGGGYQVLVNWRDLDKSFTTVTVSEVLKGKIDPKLFHNRIVLLGSRAPSQEDLFTTPYSRAFEAIFGVESIGFFTEQIIWSALGEKQNLKTLPEVWESLLVFIWAGIALTSLAWFYSYLKTSLLKLFLLLSVILTTLTFFISFIAFLVSWWIPFIPYAGVIFISLLGQCFILADRQRQRYLSHLERELAALQEQLEQTHQLQIAQEKSDSISFLGAKLAHDIRNVLGMLEGNLSNSLTTVREMSWLYEDDEQWEELRDSLTGMERNLNRIQDFVNSVLSYASDYEENVVTYYYLPSFLETVLAHAWEQSERKATNVALFRDYDPLLNNQTIPILPFSLERALLNLLDNSFDALLARTQWEAESPLIQVITRDRGSFIEIQIIDNGVGIDPDYQDHIFDLLFTSKSGSGTGLGLYIAYESIVKLHRGKIFLQETGEGRTCFSIGLPKQFRKEF, translated from the coding sequence ATGCGAAAATTAAAGACGATTGCTAAACAGTCATGGATTGGGACGGCAATCTTAACCGCTTTACTGATCCTTCTCATTCGAGGATGGGGGGTGCTGCAAGTGTTAGAGTTATCCCATTATGATTTGATGTTTTTAATGCGCTCGTCAATCCAATCAGTGGCGCGTTCCCCTCAAATTGTGATTGTCGGATATACTGAGTCCGATATTAGAGAGTTGCAAGAACCGACTTTATCGGACCAGACCCTATTTGCCATCCTATCAAAGATTTTGAATCAAGATCCTGCTTTGGTGGGATTGGATTTTTTTCGGGAATCGCCAATTGCTTATCAACCCCTTAAGCAATTATTTCAAACTGAATCTCGGTTGTATCTTCCCGCCCGATTTTTAGGTTCCCAGCAAGAGCAGATCACCGCACCAGACAAGGTTCCTCTAGGGCGAGTTGGCGATGTCAGTGTACCGCTGGATCGCAATGGCATTTTACGTCGCAACTTTTTATCAGTCTGTTCTCAGCAGCAATTGTCAGGAGACTGCGCTACCTATCACCCGTCCTTGGCACTCCAATTAGCAGAAGCTTATTTAGCCCCGAAAGGAATCCGACCAAAAGCAACTGAGAAAGGACAGTTACAATTAGGAGAAGCAGTTTTTCAACAAGTATTGCCGAACAGTGGCGGGTATATTGACGTTGCTTCTGGTGGGGGCTACCAAGTTCTCGTGAATTGGCGAGACTTAGACAAATCTTTCACTACTGTGACTGTATCAGAGGTTCTTAAGGGAAAAATTGATCCCAAGCTGTTTCACAATCGAATTGTCTTGCTCGGCTCCAGGGCACCATCCCAAGAAGATTTATTTACAACTCCCTATTCCCGAGCTTTTGAGGCTATTTTTGGCGTTGAGAGTATTGGCTTTTTTACTGAGCAAATTATTTGGAGTGCTCTAGGAGAAAAGCAAAATTTAAAAACACTGCCCGAAGTGTGGGAATCACTTTTAGTATTTATCTGGGCGGGGATAGCATTAACGAGCTTAGCTTGGTTTTATTCTTATTTGAAAACGTCTTTACTCAAACTTTTTTTATTGCTATCTGTTATTTTAACGACACTGACATTTTTCATTAGTTTTATCGCATTTTTAGTGTCTTGGTGGATTCCCTTTATTCCTTATGCCGGCGTCATATTTATTAGTCTACTGGGGCAATGTTTCATACTTGCTGATCGCCAACGACAGCGATACCTCTCGCATTTAGAAAGGGAATTAGCAGCTTTACAGGAGCAACTTGAACAAACTCACCAACTACAAATTGCTCAAGAAAAAAGCGATTCTATTTCTTTTTTGGGGGCAAAACTCGCCCATGATATTCGGAATGTTTTAGGGATGTTAGAAGGGAATCTTAGCAACAGTCTGACTACTGTGAGAGAAATGAGTTGGCTTTATGAAGATGATGAACAATGGGAGGAATTGCGAGATTCATTAACAGGAATGGAGCGAAACTTAAACCGAATTCAAGATTTTGTTAATAGTGTTTTATCTTATGCCTCTGATTATGAAGAGAATGTCGTTACTTATTATTATTTGCCTTCTTTTCTAGAAACTGTCTTAGCACACGCTTGGGAACAAAGCGAGAGGAAAGCAACCAATGTTGCACTATTTCGAGATTATGATCCCTTACTGAATAATCAAACCATTCCCATCTTACCCTTCAGTTTAGAACGGGCTTTATTAAATTTACTGGATAATAGCTTTGATGCTTTGCTTGCGCGAACTCAATGGGAAGCAGAGTCGCCATTAATTCAAGTTATAACGCGCGATCGCGGGTCTTTTATTGAGATTCAGATAATTGATAATGGGGTTGGAATCGACCCTGATTATCAAGATCATATATTCGACTTACTATTTACGTCCAAATCGGGAAGTGGAACGGGACTCGGGTTATATATTGCCTATGAAAGCATTGTTAAACTGCATCGCGGAAAAATTTTTTTGCAGGAAACCGGGGAGGGACGAACTTGCTTCTCAATTGGCTTACCCAAGCAATTCCGAAAAGAGTTTTGA